A genomic segment from Canis aureus isolate CA01 chromosome 4, VMU_Caureus_v.1.0, whole genome shotgun sequence encodes:
- the LOC144312013 gene encoding uncharacterized protein LOC144312013 has protein sequence MSASLGSSAALQRDVCQVLCGFPRVALARPPRPWQLSCSPAAYPRAGVLSARGLLACPGHGDQRPSLGGGQPRYRGSDRTRWSCRAFLSQGTRELRGERRGGRFLGCILSLGHRNAFRNFLLFLQIPQKALFSCVLGRSRWAPPGRGPTSWQPTWQPLSPQDPQAPPASGDGLGGPEGPCGRTPCLSRAVASARDADSHAPTEPCPTRADGRLLSARAARRPGPNLILFHFFFTFPPCCKFKRFPL, from the coding sequence ATGTCGGCATCTTTGGGTTCAAGTGCTGCTTTGCAAAGGGACGTCTGCCAGGTCCTCTGTGGGTTCCCCCGTGTCGCTTTGGCCCGGCCTCCACGACCGTGGCAGCTGAGCTGCTCCCCCGCAGCTTACCCCAGAGCAGGGGTTCTCTCAGCCCGTGGTTTGCTCGCGTGTCCAGGTCACGGGGACCAGCGCCCCTCGTTGGGAGGAGGTCAGCCGCGGTACCGGGGATCCGACCGCACCCGCTGGAGCTGCCGGGCCTTCCTTTCCCAGGGAACGCGGGAGCTTAGAGGGGAAAGACGTGGTGGTCGTTTTCTTGGTTGCATCCTTTCCCTCGGCCACAGAAACGCTTTCAGGAACTTTCTGCTCTTCTTGCAAATCCCGCAGAAAGCCCTCTTCTCGTGCGTCCTCGGCCGCTCCCGCTGGGCCCCTCCTGGCCGCGGACCCACTTCTTGGCAGCCCACGTGGCAACCGCTGTCACCGCAAGACCCGCAGGCGCCACCGGCCTCTGGGGACGGGCTCGGCGGGCCTGAAGGGCCGTGCGGACGGACGCCCTGCTTGAGCCGTGCCGTTGCCTCGGCCAGGGACGCCGACAGCCACGCGCCGACGGAGCCCTGCCCGACCCGAGCAGATGGGAGACTGCTGAGCGCCCGGGCGGCCCGGAGGCCTGGGCCAAACttgattctctttcattttttcttcaccTTCCCACCTTGTTGCAAGTTTAAACGTTTccctctgtag